The DNA sequence GGAAACGGGTGAGGCGCTGCTTTTCAATTCCCAGCCATATCCGCTGAGCCTGCGCGTGGAGCCTGCCGGAAAGAAAAACTATCGTGCGGTTCCGGTGATTTTGGATGAACTTTCCGCGGTTTATCCCGGTTTTCCCACCTGGCTTTTTTTCCGTAATGAAGCCAGGCCGGTGTTTCTGCCGCTGGGGAATTCGGCGCTGAAAAGCCTCTTTGAGCTGGACCTGATTTTGGGAGAAAAGGATTTAATCTATTGGCGCGTGGTGGTTCATAAAGAACTGCGCAAGCAGGAGATATATCTGGATTTTGACCCTGCCATCCAATTGCCGCAAATCGTTTCCGAAGAGCCACGCATCCGCCTGAAAGTGGACAAACTGGGTGAGGACATCGCATTGGAGGGACGGCTTTGCTTTCCGGCTCTGCAACTTATGGAGGAAGAAGAGTTTATGGAGATTCCGCTTTCCGTAATCAGCTTTAACGCCCCGCTGGTGCGCAGCGATTATCAGCACGGTGACGAGAGCGGAAACGCGTGGTTTTATCTGCCTCCGGAGCTGTTTCAGGAACTGCGGGATTTGCAGGAAAGGCTTCCCGGTGTTGATCCCAGCCGCTTTGAGCGCCATTCCCAATTGGTGGTGAGCGGCGAAAAAGAGCTGGCGCGGCTGCGCAAGGTGCTTTTCGAGCTGGAATCTGATAATATCGATGTGGAAATAGATGCTGAACTGCGCGGCGAATTTGTGCAAAAAGCCGCTCTGCAGGTGGAAATACAAGCCCGGCGCGGGGAAGAGATAGATTGGTTTGAATATGAGCTTTCCTACCGCTATCGGGATTTGAGCTTCAGCCACGAAGAGCTGCGACGCTTTTTCCGCTCTGAGGAAGAATTCCTGCACACCGAGGATGGGCGCATTCTATTTATCTCCAATCCAGATGTTTTCCGGGAAGCGGAACGCCTCTTGGAACGCAGCGAAAAACGCGCGGATGGGGTTTATGGCGCCAGACTGGTGAATTTGCCCTACTATCAGCGCTACATGATGGAAAATCCGGCTTTTCGCATGCTGGGCGATGAATTTCTAAACGGGCTTTCGCGGGACCTTGTGAATGGGCAACTTCAGAACCCCGAGCCACTGCCAGCCTATCTGCAAACCGTTTTGCGCGGCTATCAAAAATCCGGCATCAGCTGGATCAAAATGCTGCAACATTATGGGTTGGGCGGGGTTTTGGCAGATGAGATGGGGCTTGGTAAAACGATTCAGGCGCTGGCGGTTATCCAAGCCACGCCTGAGGATAGCCAAAATCTGGTGGTTTGCCCCAAAACTTTGCTCTATAACTGGGCGGCGGAAATTGATAAATTCCATGCGAACATTTCCTACCAGATTGTTGAAGGCAGCAAACCGGAGCGTTTGGAACAACTGCAAAATCCGAATGTGCGGCTCTTCATTATATCCTACACCGTGGTTTTGAACGATATCGCGGAACTGAGGGAAAAAGATTTTGAATGGGTGATTCTGGATGAGGCGCAGAACATCAAAAACGTAAGCGCCAAAAGAACTTACGCCATCAAAAAATTGCCTTCACGCCACAGGCTGGCGCTCACGGGCACACCCGTGGAAAATAATCTCACGGAGCTGTGGTCAATCTACGATT is a window from the Candidatus Cloacimonadota bacterium genome containing:
- a CDS encoding DEAD/DEAH box helicase, yielding MARLFSKDYHEKSASWYFNHAVIALERGDLRFWKSIDEKGFYNLHFVAVPRRRDWFPPQVDIVYDPQKQEVVSHHCHECRDEESCRHYLSILRYAYHFLKTDIFDQPAVETCDGDILRGGEYWRAVRDAAVIEVERLYSPESDKVRFYHGSYGELDIPLLLQIEAGQKPDGITRDQMGEYHLQLEVFSDAELAFFKYLNARKAAYGSRAKFWSLYKEDIAPALGLMQDLDARLRIRETGEALLFNSQPYPLSLRVEPAGKKNYRAVPVILDELSAVYPGFPTWLFFRNEARPVFLPLGNSALKSLFELDLILGEKDLIYWRVVVHKELRKQEIYLDFDPAIQLPQIVSEEPRIRLKVDKLGEDIALEGRLCFPALQLMEEEEFMEIPLSVISFNAPLVRSDYQHGDESGNAWFYLPPELFQELRDLQERLPGVDPSRFERHSQLVVSGEKELARLRKVLFELESDNIDVEIDAELRGEFVQKAALQVEIQARRGEEIDWFEYELSYRYRDLSFSHEELRRFFRSEEEFLHTEDGRILFISNPDVFREAERLLERSEKRADGVYGARLVNLPYYQRYMMENPAFRMLGDEFLNGLSRDLVNGQLQNPEPLPAYLQTVLRGYQKSGISWIKMLQHYGLGGVLADEMGLGKTIQALAVIQATPEDSQNLVVCPKTLLYNWAAEIDKFHANISYQIVEGSKPERLEQLQNPNVRLFIISYTVVLNDIAELREKDFEWVILDEAQNIKNVSAKRTYAIKKLPSRHRLALTGTPVENNLTELWSIYDFLMPGYLGTLKRFKTDFLEEPDSGAAKLKRAVAPFLLRRAKKEVLLELPDKQEQVSWCKMHPVQEKLYLQIIDMVQKKLLNAPESANLNYVHILAALMKLRQICNHPHLANPDILPDLEASAKLEQLVELVTDALASNHKILVFSQFVQMLKIMRRVFDDQGLRYAYMDGRTKNRMEEIQRFENDPELKLFLISLKTGGMGINLTSADTVILYDPWWNPMVENQAIDRAHRIGQTRKVQVFRLITKGSVEEKIMNLQQHKLQLFDEVVSQSQTVLASLSRDEINSLFSY